From Medicago truncatula cultivar Jemalong A17 chromosome 7, MtrunA17r5.0-ANR, whole genome shotgun sequence, a single genomic window includes:
- the LOC11429618 gene encoding multisubstrate pseudouridine synthase 7 isoform X2 — MVLIPTFFFFWFNFTNPKRSYDTILQIKPARFRGKSSNTLYATAAARSSYHSLPHSLTMNSMEEHDVGITCYISNLPGFRGVLKQRYSDFIVHEVDLDAKVVELSSLEALAEESKLAAVESKSVQENKTDTPSETEVISYVSQIESFKSLAGDSDASSLEEFINQISAGGEDDISPITLSPDSDKSHRTAVHVFFRENFKFLVTDTVDGPDASIKCIRVRLNSGGSNNNGKNSRKRKERDTKPFDSRGSENWPENAGKFLRFHLYKENKDTQEALGVLGHMLGVKSKSFGFAGTKDKRAVTTQRVTVYKKQASKLASLNEKLFGIKVGDFCYVNEGLCLGQLFGNRFTITLRGVVADSVDTIKAAADSLGRHGFINYFGLQRFGSGSVPTHRIGAALLRGEWKCAVDLILDPRDGEKYVIAKARKYYKDTNDVAGTLKQLPQFLVAETAVLKSLKQNPGNYLQALKSIPRTLRMMYVHSYQSYLWNNAASTRVKKYGTEQVVLGDLVYCKENPSEKVTGIVGPECDDDRGDSYDTNNEDEVSGDIHDKRNSYVKDGISLTDSVHNAKEFSITSVTGSYRRVFQKPIDFEWELLTYTDSNKPLVETDLDKIGKSKPIIVNTVCALNEQKEKVFDCISQLESSDDAPKEVILPHDESVHDSSSQDSHTALKLTFTLPSSSYATMAIRELLKTSTSVAYQKTLNQ; from the exons atggtGCTAATaccaacgtttttttttttttggtttaatttcaCAAACCCAAAAAGGAGTTACGAcacaattttacaaataaaaccGGCGCGTTTTCGAGGAAAATCGTCGAATACCTTATATGCAACTGCAGCTGCACGTAGCAGTTACCACTCACTCCCTCACTCGCTCACCATGAATTCTATGGAAGAACACGATGTTGGCATCACCTGCTACATTTCCAACCTTCCTGGCTTCCGTGGAGTTTTAAAGCAAAG GTATTCTGATTTTATTGTACATGAAGTAGATTTAGATGCAAAAGTTGTTGAGTTGTCCTCACTTGAAGCCCTTGCCGAGGAATCTAAGCTTGCAGCAGTGGAATCGAAG AGTGTCCAGGAAAATAAAACAGACACTCCATCCGAAACTGAAGTTATAAGTTATGTTTCTCAAATTGAATCCTTTAAGTCTCTTGCGGGGGATTCTGATGCGTCTAGTTTGGAAGAATTTATTAATCAAATTAGTGCTGGCGGTGAAGATGATATCTCTCCGATTACTCTTTCTCCGGATTCCGATAAATCCCATCGAACG GCAGTGCATGTTTTCTTTAGGGAAAACTTCAAGTTCCTGGTCACCGACACAGTCGATGGACCTGATGCTTCCATAAAATGCATCCGTGTGAGATTGAATTCTGGTGGATCCAACAACAACGGCAAAAACTCTAGGAAACGCAAAGAAAGAGATACCAAACCTTTTGACAGCAGAGGTTCTGAAAATTGGCCAGAAAATGCTGGCAAGTTCCTTAG GTTTCACCTTTATAAGGAGAACAAAGATACCCAGGAAGCTTTGGGGGTGCTTGGACATATGCTTGGCGTCAAG TCGAAATCATTTGGATTTGcgggtacaaaggataagcgtGCTGTCACGACCCAAAGg GTTACTGTTTATAAGAAGCAAGCAAGCAAACTAGCTTCCCTTAATGAGAAGTTGTTTGGTATTAAAGTGGGTGATTTCTG TTATGTTAATGAAGGACTCTGTCTTGGTCAGCTATTCGGAAACAGATTTACAATCACATTACG AGGTGTTGTTGCAGATTCTGTGGATACCATAAAAGCTGCTGCAGATTCCTTAGGACGGCATGGCTTCATTAACTACTTTGGTTTACAA CGTTTTGGAAGTGGTTCTGTGCCCACTCATCGTATTGGAGCTGCATTACTCCGGGGGGAATGGAAATGTGCTGTGGACTTGATCCTTGATCCAAGAGATGGAG aaaaatatGTAATAGCCAAGGCACGCAAGTACTATAAAGATACCAATGATGTTGCTGGGACACTTAAGCAGTTGCCCCAATTCTTAGTTGCTGAAACGGCCGTG CTGAAAAGTTTAAAACAAAATCCTGGAAACTACTTGCAGGCTTTGAAATCTATTCCACGAACTTTAAGGATGAT gtATGTGCATAGTTATCAAAGCTATTTGTGGAACAACGCAGCAAGTACAAGGGTTAAAAAATATG GAACTGAACAAGTAGTATTAGGAGACTTGGTATACTGTAAAGAAAATCCTTCCGAAAAAGTTACAGGGATTGTTGGACCTGAATGTGATGATGACCGCGGCGATAGTTATGATACTAATAACGAAGATGAAGTCTCTGGAGATATTCATGACAAAAGAAATAGCTATGTAAAG GATGGAATCAGTTTAACTGATAGCGTGCATAATGCAAA GGAATTCTCGATCACTAGTGTTACTGGAAGTTACAGGAGGGTTTTTCAGAAACCAATTGACTTTGAATG GGAATTACTTACATATACTGATAGTAATAAGCCATTGGTAGAGACAGATTTAGATAAAATTGGAAAGTCTAAACCTATAATTGTCAACACAGTGTGTGCACTAAATGAGCAAAAGGAGAAAGTCTTTGATTGCATTAGCCAATTAGAGAGCTCTGATGATGCTCCAAAGGAAGTAATATTACCACATGATGAATCTGTCCATGACTCCAGCTCTCAAGACTCCCATACTGCTCTCAAGTTGACTTTTACTCTTCCTTCTTCATCTTATGCGACAATGGCGATAAGAGAGCTTCTGAAGACTTCAACATCT GTTGCATATCAGAAGACATTAAACCAGTAA
- the LOC11429618 gene encoding multisubstrate pseudouridine synthase 7 isoform X1: protein MVLIPTFFFFWFNFTNPKRSYDTILQIKPARFRGKSSNTLYATAAARSSYHSLPHSLTMNSMEEHDVGITCYISNLPGFRGVLKQRYSDFIVHEVDLDAKVVELSSLEALAEESKLAAVESKSVQENKTDTPSETEVISYVSQIESFKSLAGDSDASSLEEFINQISAGGEDDISPITLSPDSDKSHRTAVHVFFRENFKFLVTDTVDGPDASIKCIRVRLNSGGSNNNGKNSRKRKERDTKPFDSRGSENWPENAGKFLRFHLYKENKDTQEALGVLGHMLGVKSKSFGFAGTKDKRAVTTQRVTVYKKQASKLASLNEKLFGIKVGDFCYVNEGLCLGQLFGNRFTITLRGVVADSVDTIKAAADSLGRHGFINYFGLQRFGSGSVPTHRIGAALLRGEWKCAVDLILDPRDGEKYVIAKARKYYKDTNDVAGTLKQLPQFLVAETAVLKSLKQNPGNYLQALKSIPRTLRMMYVHSYQSYLWNNAASTRVKKYGTEQVVLGDLVYCKENPSEKVTGIVGPECDDDRGDSYDTNNEDEVSGDIHDKRNSYVKAVTTEDLNSKCYAIDDVILPMPGSRSIYPTNDIVEVYNDLTSKDGISLTDSVHNAKEFSITSVTGSYRRVFQKPIDFEWELLTYTDSNKPLVETDLDKIGKSKPIIVNTVCALNEQKEKVFDCISQLESSDDAPKEVILPHDESVHDSSSQDSHTALKLTFTLPSSSYATMAIRELLKTSTSVAYQKTLNQ from the exons atggtGCTAATaccaacgtttttttttttttggtttaatttcaCAAACCCAAAAAGGAGTTACGAcacaattttacaaataaaaccGGCGCGTTTTCGAGGAAAATCGTCGAATACCTTATATGCAACTGCAGCTGCACGTAGCAGTTACCACTCACTCCCTCACTCGCTCACCATGAATTCTATGGAAGAACACGATGTTGGCATCACCTGCTACATTTCCAACCTTCCTGGCTTCCGTGGAGTTTTAAAGCAAAG GTATTCTGATTTTATTGTACATGAAGTAGATTTAGATGCAAAAGTTGTTGAGTTGTCCTCACTTGAAGCCCTTGCCGAGGAATCTAAGCTTGCAGCAGTGGAATCGAAG AGTGTCCAGGAAAATAAAACAGACACTCCATCCGAAACTGAAGTTATAAGTTATGTTTCTCAAATTGAATCCTTTAAGTCTCTTGCGGGGGATTCTGATGCGTCTAGTTTGGAAGAATTTATTAATCAAATTAGTGCTGGCGGTGAAGATGATATCTCTCCGATTACTCTTTCTCCGGATTCCGATAAATCCCATCGAACG GCAGTGCATGTTTTCTTTAGGGAAAACTTCAAGTTCCTGGTCACCGACACAGTCGATGGACCTGATGCTTCCATAAAATGCATCCGTGTGAGATTGAATTCTGGTGGATCCAACAACAACGGCAAAAACTCTAGGAAACGCAAAGAAAGAGATACCAAACCTTTTGACAGCAGAGGTTCTGAAAATTGGCCAGAAAATGCTGGCAAGTTCCTTAG GTTTCACCTTTATAAGGAGAACAAAGATACCCAGGAAGCTTTGGGGGTGCTTGGACATATGCTTGGCGTCAAG TCGAAATCATTTGGATTTGcgggtacaaaggataagcgtGCTGTCACGACCCAAAGg GTTACTGTTTATAAGAAGCAAGCAAGCAAACTAGCTTCCCTTAATGAGAAGTTGTTTGGTATTAAAGTGGGTGATTTCTG TTATGTTAATGAAGGACTCTGTCTTGGTCAGCTATTCGGAAACAGATTTACAATCACATTACG AGGTGTTGTTGCAGATTCTGTGGATACCATAAAAGCTGCTGCAGATTCCTTAGGACGGCATGGCTTCATTAACTACTTTGGTTTACAA CGTTTTGGAAGTGGTTCTGTGCCCACTCATCGTATTGGAGCTGCATTACTCCGGGGGGAATGGAAATGTGCTGTGGACTTGATCCTTGATCCAAGAGATGGAG aaaaatatGTAATAGCCAAGGCACGCAAGTACTATAAAGATACCAATGATGTTGCTGGGACACTTAAGCAGTTGCCCCAATTCTTAGTTGCTGAAACGGCCGTG CTGAAAAGTTTAAAACAAAATCCTGGAAACTACTTGCAGGCTTTGAAATCTATTCCACGAACTTTAAGGATGAT gtATGTGCATAGTTATCAAAGCTATTTGTGGAACAACGCAGCAAGTACAAGGGTTAAAAAATATG GAACTGAACAAGTAGTATTAGGAGACTTGGTATACTGTAAAGAAAATCCTTCCGAAAAAGTTACAGGGATTGTTGGACCTGAATGTGATGATGACCGCGGCGATAGTTATGATACTAATAACGAAGATGAAGTCTCTGGAGATATTCATGACAAAAGAAATAGCTATGTAAAG GCTGTGACCACTGAAGATCTAAATTCAAAATGTTATGCAATTGATGATGTCATCCTTCCTATGCCAGG TTCACGGTCAATTTATCCAACCAATGATATTGTCGAAGTGTATAATGATTTGACAAGTAAA GATGGAATCAGTTTAACTGATAGCGTGCATAATGCAAA GGAATTCTCGATCACTAGTGTTACTGGAAGTTACAGGAGGGTTTTTCAGAAACCAATTGACTTTGAATG GGAATTACTTACATATACTGATAGTAATAAGCCATTGGTAGAGACAGATTTAGATAAAATTGGAAAGTCTAAACCTATAATTGTCAACACAGTGTGTGCACTAAATGAGCAAAAGGAGAAAGTCTTTGATTGCATTAGCCAATTAGAGAGCTCTGATGATGCTCCAAAGGAAGTAATATTACCACATGATGAATCTGTCCATGACTCCAGCTCTCAAGACTCCCATACTGCTCTCAAGTTGACTTTTACTCTTCCTTCTTCATCTTATGCGACAATGGCGATAAGAGAGCTTCTGAAGACTTCAACATCT GTTGCATATCAGAAGACATTAAACCAGTAA